In a single window of the Serratia quinivorans genome:
- the rhmT_3 gene encoding Inner membrane transport protein RhmT, protein MNKATIAAKRWWYIMPIVFITYSLAYLDRANFSFASAAGINDDLGITKGMSSLLGALFFLGYFFFQIPGAIYAERRSVKKLIFWCLILWGACASLTGMVSNIPMLAAIRFILGVVEAAVMPAMLIYISNWFTKSERSRANTFLILGNPVTVLWMSVVSGYLIHAYGWREMFIFEGIPAVIWAFCWWVLAKDKPAQAKWLSDGEKLALQQQLEEEQKGIKAVRNYGEAFRSRNVILLCAQYFAWSIGVYGFVLWLPSILRSGMQMGMVEAGWLSAVPYLAATIAMILVSWASDKMQNRKLFVWPLLLIGALAFFGSYAVGANHFWVSYTLLVIAGAAMYAPYGPFFAIIPEMLPKNVAGGAMALINSMGALGSFFGSWFVGYLNGATGSPAASYMFMAIALLAAVVLTLVVKPARNEAQPQLA, encoded by the coding sequence ATGAACAAAGCGACTATCGCGGCTAAACGCTGGTGGTACATCATGCCCATCGTGTTTATCACCTACAGCCTGGCCTATCTCGACCGCGCCAACTTCAGCTTTGCTTCGGCCGCCGGCATTAATGACGATCTGGGCATCACCAAGGGCATGTCCTCACTGCTGGGCGCGCTGTTTTTCCTCGGCTATTTCTTTTTCCAGATCCCCGGCGCTATCTATGCCGAACGCCGCAGCGTTAAAAAACTGATTTTCTGGTGCCTGATCCTGTGGGGGGCCTGCGCCTCACTGACCGGCATGGTCAGTAATATCCCCATGCTGGCCGCTATCCGCTTTATCCTCGGCGTGGTGGAAGCCGCGGTCATGCCGGCGATGCTGATTTACATCAGCAACTGGTTCACCAAATCAGAACGCTCACGCGCCAACACCTTCCTGATCCTCGGCAACCCGGTCACGGTGCTGTGGATGTCGGTGGTTTCCGGCTACCTGATCCACGCCTACGGCTGGCGTGAAATGTTCATCTTTGAAGGCATTCCGGCGGTGATCTGGGCCTTCTGCTGGTGGGTGCTGGCCAAAGATAAACCCGCCCAGGCCAAATGGCTGAGCGACGGCGAAAAACTGGCGTTGCAGCAGCAGCTGGAAGAAGAACAGAAAGGCATTAAAGCGGTGCGTAACTACGGTGAAGCCTTCCGTTCACGCAACGTTATTTTGCTGTGCGCACAGTACTTTGCCTGGAGTATCGGCGTGTATGGCTTCGTGCTGTGGTTGCCTTCCATCCTGCGCAGCGGCATGCAGATGGGTATGGTGGAAGCTGGCTGGCTGTCGGCGGTGCCTTATCTGGCGGCGACTATCGCCATGATCCTGGTGTCCTGGGCCTCCGACAAAATGCAAAACCGTAAGCTGTTCGTCTGGCCGCTGTTGCTGATTGGCGCGCTGGCTTTCTTCGGCTCTTACGCCGTCGGCGCCAACCATTTCTGGGTCTCTTACACCCTGTTGGTGATTGCCGGTGCCGCCATGTATGCCCCTTATGGGCCTTTCTTCGCCATCATTCCTGAAATGCTGCCGAAAAACGTTGCCGGTGGCGCCATGGCACTGATCAACAGCATGGGTGCGCTGGGTTCCTTCTTCGGCTCGTGGTTTGTCGGTTACCTGAACGGCGCTACCGGTAGCCCGGCGGCTTCTTATATGTTTATGGCCATTGCCCTGCTGGCGGCGGTGGTGCTGACGCTGGTCGTCAAACCCGCTCGCAACGAGGCC
- the ydjH_2 gene encoding Uncharacterized sugar kinase ydjH: MTTLTAAHSAPLDVVTLGEAMAMFVASQTGDMAEVETFTKRIAGAELNVAIGLARLGLNVGWVSRVGNDSFGRFALQQLKKEGINAQQVTVDGNYPTGFQIKSKTTDGTDPKVEYFRKGSAASHLSVDDFNREYFGSARHLHLSGVAAALSGQSLALCHHAAREMRAMGKTISFDPNLRPVLWSSQQVMIEQLNKLAFAADWVLPGLKEGQILTGQSTPEGIADFYLERGVQAVIIKTGPDGAWFKTAAGDQAAVAAIKVDNVVDTVGAGDGFAVGTLSALLEGKTLKQAVQRGNKIGSLAIQAIGDSEGLPTRAALAE; the protein is encoded by the coding sequence ATGACAACGCTGACAGCCGCGCATAGCGCACCATTGGACGTCGTCACCCTGGGTGAAGCCATGGCCATGTTCGTGGCAAGCCAAACCGGCGATATGGCGGAAGTGGAAACCTTCACCAAACGCATTGCCGGTGCCGAACTGAACGTGGCGATCGGTCTGGCACGTCTGGGCCTGAACGTCGGCTGGGTCAGCCGCGTCGGCAATGACAGTTTCGGCCGCTTCGCCCTGCAACAATTGAAAAAAGAAGGCATTAACGCCCAGCAGGTAACGGTAGACGGCAATTATCCGACCGGTTTTCAGATCAAATCTAAAACCACGGATGGTACCGATCCCAAGGTGGAGTATTTCCGCAAAGGTTCGGCGGCCAGTCATCTTTCAGTGGACGATTTCAACCGCGAATACTTCGGTTCCGCTCGCCATCTGCACCTGAGCGGCGTAGCGGCGGCCCTGTCCGGTCAGTCGCTGGCGCTGTGTCACCATGCCGCACGTGAGATGCGTGCGATGGGTAAAACCATTTCGTTCGACCCTAATTTGCGTCCGGTGCTGTGGTCCAGCCAACAGGTGATGATCGAACAGCTCAATAAGCTGGCATTTGCCGCCGACTGGGTGCTGCCGGGGCTGAAAGAAGGGCAAATCCTCACCGGCCAATCAACGCCGGAAGGCATTGCCGATTTTTACCTGGAGCGCGGCGTACAGGCGGTGATTATCAAAACCGGCCCGGACGGCGCCTGGTTTAAAACCGCCGCCGGCGACCAGGCGGCCGTAGCCGCCATTAAAGTCGACAACGTAGTGGACACCGTGGGGGCAGGCGACGGTTTTGCCGTCGGCACCCTTAGCGCCCTGCTGGAAGGCAAAACGCTGAAACAGGCGGTTCAACGCGGTAACAAAATCGGCTCGCTGGCGATCCAGGCCATCGGCGACAGCGAAGGCTTGCCGACCCGCGCAGCACTGGCTGAATAA